One genomic window of Arachis hypogaea cultivar Tifrunner chromosome 8, arahy.Tifrunner.gnm2.J5K5, whole genome shotgun sequence includes the following:
- the LOC112707212 gene encoding probable serine/threonine-protein kinase PBL7 isoform X1 yields the protein MDDDDGYRRKAKIAVVAMVVLASIAVFALFVAFAYYCYIRRKVSMRRQAQKAEDANLYEKSDFANLQVVAEKGLKVFTFKQLHSATGGFSKSNVIGHGGFGLVYRGVLSDGRKAAIKFMDQAGKQGEEEFKVEVELLSRLHSPYLLALLGYCSDNNHKLLVYEFMANGGLQEHLYPVSNSNVMPVQLDWETRLSIALEAAKGLEYLHEHVSPPVIHRDFKSSNILLDKKFHAKVSDFGLAKLGPDRAGGHVSTRVLGTQGYVAPEYALTGHLTTKSDVYSYGVVLLELLTGRVPVDMKRPPGEGVLVSWALPLLTDREKVVKIMDPALEGQYSMKEVIQVAAIAAMCVQPEADYRPLMADVVQSLVPLVKTQRSTSRVGTCSSFHSPKLSPGSISC from the exons atggatgatgatgatgggtACAGACGGAAGGCGAAGATCGCAGTGGTGGCTATGGTGGTTCTGGCTTCTATAGCAGTCTTTGCTCTCTTTGTTGCATTTGCTTACTACTGCTACATTCGCCGCAAGGTCTCCATGCGCCGCCAGGCCCAAAaag CTGAAGATGCTAACCTTTATGAGAAAAGTGACTTTGCAAATTTGCAAGTTGTTGCTGAGAAGGGACTTAAGGTGTTCACATTCAAGCAGCTACATTCTGCAACAGGTGGCTTTAGCAAGTCCAATGTGATTGGCCATGGTGGTTTTGGCCTTGTTTACCGCGGAGTGCTTAGTGATGGCAGGAAAGCTGCCATTAAATTCATGGATCAGGCTGGAAAGCAGGGGGAAGAAGAATTTAAAGTAGAG GTGGAGTTGCTTAGCCGGTTGCATTCTCCGTATTTGCTGGCATTGCTTGGGTACTGCTCTGATAATAATCATAAACTTCTGGTATATGAGTTCATGGCGAATGGTGGTCTGCAGGAACATCTTTATCCTGTCAGCA attCTAATGTTATGCCTGTGCAATTGGATTGGGAAACTCGATTAAGCATAGCACTTGAAGCTGCTAAGGGCTTGGAATATCTTCATGAACATGTCAGTCCCCCAGTGATTCACAGAGATTTCAAGAGCAGCAATATCCTCTTGGACAAAAAATTCCATGCAAAAGTTTCTGATTTTGGATTGGCCAAGCTTGGACCTGATAGAGCCGGTGGACATGTTTCAACTCGTGTTTTAGGCACCCAAGGATATGTTGCTCCCGA ATATGCACTAACAGGGCATTTAACAACAAAATCAGATGTGTACAGTTATGGTGTTGTACTTTTGGAGCTGCTTACTGGCCGCGTGCCTGTCGATATGAAGAGACCTCCAGGAGAAGGCGTTCTTGTTTCTTGG GCTTTACCCCTTTTAACCGATAGAGAAAAGGTTGTGAAGATTATGGATCCTGCATTGGAAGGACAGTACTCAATGAAAGAAGTGATCCAGGTAGCAGCAATTGCTGCAATGTGTGTGCAACCGGAAGCAGATTACCGGCCGCTGATGGCGGATGTGGTGCAGTCATTGGTTCCTCTGGTTAAGACTCAGAGGTCCACCTCAAGGGTAGGTACGTGCTCTAGTTTCCATTCTCCTAAGTTGTCCCCTGGCTCAATATCCTGTTAA
- the LOC112707212 gene encoding probable serine/threonine-protein kinase PBL23 isoform X2 — protein MDDDDGYRRKAKIAVVAMVVLASIAVFALFVAFAYYCYIRRKVSMRRQAQKAEDANLYEKSDFANLQVVAEKGLKVFTFKQLHSATGGFSKSNVIGHGGFGLVYRGVLSDGRKAAIKFMDQAGKQGEEEFKVEVELLSRLHSPYLLALLGYCSDNNHKLLVYEFMANGGLQEHLYPVSNSNVMPVQLDWETRLSIALEAAKGLEYLHEHVSPPVIHRDFKSSNILLDKKFHAKVSDFGLAKLGPDRAGGHVSTRVLGTQGYVAPEYALTGHLTTKSDVYSYGVVLLELLTGRVPVDMKRPPGEGVLVSWALPLLTDREKVVKIMDPALEGQYSMKEVIQVAAIAAMCVQPEADYRPLMADVVQSLVPLVKTQRSTSRVEFRV, from the exons atggatgatgatgatgggtACAGACGGAAGGCGAAGATCGCAGTGGTGGCTATGGTGGTTCTGGCTTCTATAGCAGTCTTTGCTCTCTTTGTTGCATTTGCTTACTACTGCTACATTCGCCGCAAGGTCTCCATGCGCCGCCAGGCCCAAAaag CTGAAGATGCTAACCTTTATGAGAAAAGTGACTTTGCAAATTTGCAAGTTGTTGCTGAGAAGGGACTTAAGGTGTTCACATTCAAGCAGCTACATTCTGCAACAGGTGGCTTTAGCAAGTCCAATGTGATTGGCCATGGTGGTTTTGGCCTTGTTTACCGCGGAGTGCTTAGTGATGGCAGGAAAGCTGCCATTAAATTCATGGATCAGGCTGGAAAGCAGGGGGAAGAAGAATTTAAAGTAGAG GTGGAGTTGCTTAGCCGGTTGCATTCTCCGTATTTGCTGGCATTGCTTGGGTACTGCTCTGATAATAATCATAAACTTCTGGTATATGAGTTCATGGCGAATGGTGGTCTGCAGGAACATCTTTATCCTGTCAGCA attCTAATGTTATGCCTGTGCAATTGGATTGGGAAACTCGATTAAGCATAGCACTTGAAGCTGCTAAGGGCTTGGAATATCTTCATGAACATGTCAGTCCCCCAGTGATTCACAGAGATTTCAAGAGCAGCAATATCCTCTTGGACAAAAAATTCCATGCAAAAGTTTCTGATTTTGGATTGGCCAAGCTTGGACCTGATAGAGCCGGTGGACATGTTTCAACTCGTGTTTTAGGCACCCAAGGATATGTTGCTCCCGA ATATGCACTAACAGGGCATTTAACAACAAAATCAGATGTGTACAGTTATGGTGTTGTACTTTTGGAGCTGCTTACTGGCCGCGTGCCTGTCGATATGAAGAGACCTCCAGGAGAAGGCGTTCTTGTTTCTTGG GCTTTACCCCTTTTAACCGATAGAGAAAAGGTTGTGAAGATTATGGATCCTGCATTGGAAGGACAGTACTCAATGAAAGAAGTGATCCAGGTAGCAGCAATTGCTGCAATGTGTGTGCAACCGGAAGCAGATTACCGGCCGCTGATGGCGGATGTGGTGCAGTCATTGGTTCCTCTGGTTAAGACTCAGAGGTCCACCTCAAGGGTAG aatttagggtttag
- the LOC112707213 gene encoding peroxidase P7 yields the protein MAAPFPHHLFVTLSIILSVLACSIMMSNAQLSPNFYAKTCPNLQAIVLSAMKQAVTKEPRMGASILRLFFHDCFVNGCDGSILLDDTSTFTGEKSAGPNQNSARGFDVIDSIKSNVEAACNATVSCADILALAARDGVVQLGGPSWTVGLGRRDARTASQTAANNQIPSPFSDLSTLTSRFAAKGLNARDLTALSGAHTIGQAQCQFFRNRVYNETNIDANFATSRKANCPSAGGNANLSPLETLTPARFDNNYYRDLVAKRGLLHSDQVLFNGGTQDGLVRSYSANSVSFFSDFAAAMVKMGNISPLTGTSGEIRKNCRVVN from the exons ATGGCGGCACCATTTCCTCATCACTTGTTTGTTACACTGTCCATTATTCTTTCTGTTCTTGCTTGTTCTATTATGATGAGCAATGCACAACTCTCACCAAATTTCTATGCCAAAACTTGTCCAAATCTTCAGGCCATTGTGCTGAGTGCAATGAAGCAAGCTGTTACCAAGGAACCTCGAATGGGGGCTTCCATACTTCGCTTGTTCTTCCATGATTGCTTCGTTAAT GGGTGTGATGGATCAATCTTATTGGATGACACATCCACATTCACAGGGGAGAAAAGTGCAGGACCAAATCAAAATTCAGCTCGTGGTTTTGATGTGATAGACTCCATTAAAAGCAATGTTGAAGCTGCTTGCAATGCTACTGTCTCTTGTGCTGACATTCTTGCACTTGCTGCTAGAGATGGAGTGGTTCAG CTAGGAGGACCTTCATGGACAGTTGGGCTAGGAAGAAGGGATGCAAGAACAGCAAGCCAAACTGCAGCCAACAACCAAATCCCTTCACCATTCTCCGACCTTTCCACTCTCACTTCCAGGTTCGCCGCCAAAGGCTTAAATGCTCGCGATCTCACCGCCCTCTCCGGCGCCCACACCATTGGCCAAGCTCAATGCCAGTTCTTCAGAAACCGCGTATACAACGAAACCAACATCGACGCCAACTTCGCCACATCACGGAAAGCCAACTGCCCTTCCGCCGGAGGGAATGCAAACCTCTCCCCTCTCGAAACCCTAACTCCAGCTCGGTTCGACAACAATTACTATAGAGATCTTGTTGCCAAACGCGGCCTTCTTCATTCGGATCAAGTGCTTTTCAATGGTGGGACTCAAGATGGTTTGGTTCGGTCTTATAGTGCCAATAGTGTTTCTTTTTTCAGTGATTTTGCCGCTGCCATGGTTAAGATGGGAAATATTAGTCCCCTCACTGGGACTAGTGGGGAGATTAGAAAGAATTGTAGGGTGgtgaattaa